GATCCCGTGGTCTGAGCTACAGCGGTTTTTTGCTGCCGGCAAGGTTGTGTATGTCGATGCTGCACTGGATCTAGTGCAGGTGGCTGAGGCAATGTCAGGCGATGACAAAGCGCAGTTTGAACAGTGGATGGCGGAGGGTGTGGTTGATCTGTTGGGGGATGAACAAGCGCGTATTTGGATTGAGGACAATGCCAGTGTTTGGGCCGTGGTGATTAAACCCTGGGTGTTGGT
This DNA window, taken from Gammaproteobacteria bacterium, encodes the following:
- a CDS encoding DUF2288 domain-containing protein, whose product is MSQSLNLETSKIPWSELQRFFAAGKVVYVDAALDLVQVAEAMSGDDKAQFEQWMAEGVVDLLGDEQARIWIEDNASVWAVVIKPWVLVQAI